In Campylobacter showae, the genomic stretch GTATCGTCATGCCCGCGCTCGTTTTTTACGCGTTTAACCACGCCGATGCTTTTGCGCTAAAAGGCTGGGCGATCCCGACTGCGACGGACACGGCGTTTGCATTGGGACTTATAATGATACTTGGCAAAAGAGTGCCGGCGAGTCTTAAAATTTTTCTCGTGACGCTCTCTATCATCGACGACGTTTGCGCGATTTTAATAATGGCGATATTTTACAGCGGACATCTCTCAGCAGTATCGTTTATAGTTGCCGGAGCGGCTACTTTGGGGCTTTTAGCCTTAAATTTAGCTGGCGTAAATAAAAAAGCCTGCTACGTGATTTTGGGCATTATCCTTTGGGTGAGCGTGCTAAAATCAGGCGTGCATGCGACGCTAGCTGGCGTCGTGGCGGCATTTTTCATACCGCTTAAGGCAAAGGAGGGCGAGGGCTCGATGCTAAAGCAGATCGAGCATGACTTGCACGGTTACGTCGCCTTTTTCGTGTTACCGGTGTTTGCCTTCGTAAACGCTGGCATCTCGCTAAAAGGCATAGGGGTGGAGCAGATTTTTCACCCCGTATCGCTGGGCGTCATATTGGGGCTGTTTGCAGGCAAGCAGCTTGGGGCGTTTGGATTTTGCTTTCTTGCGATCAAATTTAAGCTCGCAAAGCTACCCAAATACTGCAATCTGGCTCAGTTTTACGGCCTTTGCTTGCTTACCGGCATTGGCTTTACGATGAGTCTTTTTATAAATTCGCTCTCCTATCACGACACGTACGAGTTCGCGTACGCCGATAAGCTCGCGGTACTAATCGCATCGGTGATCTCGGGCGCTACGGGCTATACGGTGCTCTACCGGGCTGGACGACATAGGATAATGAAATGCGTGGAGTAGAAAAATGATGATATTTCATAAAAATTTTCTCGCTGACGAGCTTGCTAAGTGGCGAGAAGACGGGCTGATAAGCGACGAGGTGGCGCGCAAGATAGCAGCTAGATACGATATAGATTTATCGGGCGCAAACGAGCGACGAAGCTTTATTTTAAAGCTCATTGCGTATCTGTTTTTGGCGCTTTCGCTATTTACGCTTGTGGGCGCAAACTGGGAGGAGCTGCCGCGCGCCGTGAGGCTAATCATCGTGCTTGGCATACTCGCGGCGGTAAATTTTAGCGGAGTTTGGGCGCAGAAAAACGGCAAAGAGACGCAGGCTACGACGCTGTTTTTTCTGGGTAATTTCTGCTACGGCGCGGCGATCGTTTTAGTCGCGCAAATTTACCACCTAGGCGAGCATATGCCTGACGGAGTGCTGCTGTGGGCGGTCGGAGCTTTGGCGCTAGCGCTTGCGACGCGCAAGTCCATCATCGCATTGCAAGCTCTTGTTTTGGGGCTTATTTGGTTTTTGATGGAGTTTGAGTTTAGCGGTGTTTCGCACGGATTTTTGCTGTTTATCATAACTTCGGCTGCGGTGCTTTGGCGCGATGATTCGCGTCTACTTACGGGCGCGCTTTTTGCGAGCGTGTTTGCTTATATCGTCTCTTTCGTGCTTTACGAGCGGTATTTCCTAGCTGATTTGCGCGTGGACGACGCGTTTTACGCCGTTCATTTTTTTGCGCTTAGCTACTGCTTGCTCGCCGTTTGCGCCTCGTTTTTGCTTGAGAGGGCGGGTAAATTTGAACTCGCGTTTTACCTTAAAAACATCGGTATCGTCTGCGGCGCTGGCATCTTGTGTTTTGATATGTCGCTTTACGAGGATTTGCATTTCTCGCGTCCGTGGTCTTACGGCGCCCAGAACTACGAGTATGTTTTAAACGGCGTTACGTTTTTAAAAAGCGTGTTTGGAGCGCTGTTTGTGGCTTTTTGCGGGGCCTCTTTGGGGCTTGCGTTTTACTTTAAAAAATACGCCGCCGCAATAGTCGGAGCGCTTTTGGTCGCGCTGCCTTTTATCTTAGACGCGCTTGCGGGCTACGAGGAGGGCGTGTTTTCGCTCATCGGCGTTTGCGTCGCGGTCTCTCTTATCAAGCAAAATAACATGAAATTCGGCATTACGCTCATTTTTTGGGTGGCGTTCGTGCGATATGTGGATCTGGTTGGCGATTACGTCAGTGCTAGCGCGCTGTTTTTGGTATTTGCGCTCGTGGTGCTCGGGGTATCTAGGATCTCTAAAAAAAGGAGCGCGAAATGAAACTAAAGCTGATTTTTGCCGCCGCGGTATTTCAAATTTTAGCCGTGATCGCGATGCTTGCGTATGCGTACGCGCCGATATATTTTGGCAAAGAGATCTTGCTGCAAACCACGCTTTACGATCCGCGCGATATGTTTCGCGGCGACTACGTGCGCCTTAGTTACGGCTTTACAGGCATTTACGAGCTGGATAAAAGAGACTCGAATTTAAGCAAAAGGCAGCAGCTGCACGGCGCTAAAATTTACGCCGTTTTAAAGCAGGACAAAGACGGCAGGTATAAATTTGACAGATATAGCTTCGAGCGGCCTAACGGCGGGACGTTTTTAGCGGGCAGGGTTGATTATAATACCGCAAATTTCGGCATCGAGGCCTTTTTCATGCCTCCCAAAAGCGCAAAGCAGATGGAGCGAGATATGATGGAGTTTAACGCCACGGCCGTCATCAGCGTGATGGATAACGGCAAAGCTCGAATCAAGGATATCGTGCTAGAAAAACCAAACGCGGCAGAATCTAACAAGCGTTAAATTTATGGGCGGCCGGAGGGCTAAATTTGACTAGACTTACCCGAACTCAAATTTAGCCCGAGCCGTCAAATTTAACTAGGCTCAAATTTGAGTCAAATTTACCCCCCCCCTCGCCGCTACCGCAAAAATCTCAAAATATAAATAAAACGCAACGAAATAATATCCGCAAGGTATGAAACTAAAGCAATTTTTTAACATCTAAGAGTATAATAACCCCAAAAAATCGCTAAGGAGAAACAATATGTGTAAAGATTGCGGATGCTCGCTGGGCGGGCACGATCATGCCCACACTCATGCAGACGGCACGACACACTCGCACGCTCACGATCACGGCGCCCAGCATGGACACGGCGCGGCTCACGAGCATAGTCACGGCCACGCGCACCCGGCGCTAAACGAGAGTAAAACCGTCGAAGTGATAACGAAAATTTTATCCCAAAACGACGAAGAGGCCGCGCACAACCGCGCGCATTTGGACGAGTGCGGGATTTTATGCGTAAATCTCATGAGCAGCCCCGGTAGCGGCAAGACAACGCTACTAGAAGCTACGATAAAAAGCGGTAAATTTAAAATCGGCGTCGTCGAGGGCGATCTAGAAACCAACCAAGATGCCGACCGCATAATAAAAGCAGGCGGCAAGGCCCACCAAATCACGACCGGACAGGCATGTCACCTGGATGCCTTTATGGTGCACGAGGGGCTTCATCATCTGCCGCTAGAGGGCCTTGATATAGTTTTCGTTGAAAACGTCGGCAACCTCGTTTGCCCGGCTAGCTACGACGTGGGCTCGCACTTTAACGTCGTGCTGCTCTCGGTACCTGAAGGCGACGACAAGGTAGCAAAATACCCCGTGATGTTTCGCGCCGCCGATCTCATTGTGATAACCAAAACTTCGCTGTTGCCGCATTTTGAATTTGACGTGAAAAAAGTCGTCAAAGAGGCTCGCAAACTAAATCCGAAGGTCGACGTCATCGAGCTTGACGCAAAAACGGGCGAAGGCATGGAGAAGTGGTTAAATTTCTTAAAATTTAAAAAAGAGCTTAGATAATGTGCCTCTCAATACCGTCAAAAGTGGTCGCGATCGACGAAGATAACGTCGCTACCGTCGAGACGCTAGGCGTGAGTCGCCGCGTGAGCCTCGATCTCATCGCCGAGCCCGTAGCCGTTGGCGAATACGTACTCATCCACGTCGGCTACGCGATGGAAAAAATCGATACGAAATTTGCGCTAGAGAGTATCGAAATCTACCGCCAAATCGCTAAAGATATGGAGAGCGGCCAGATCTGTGCGGACGAAGGCGACGCCGGGCTAGGCGCTATGCAAGCGGCGACAAACGATCCAAACGCAAAGGAAAAAGCGTGAATCTAATCAATGATTTTCGCGATAAAGAGCTTATTTTAGCGCTTTCAAAACTTATTAAAAAAGAGAGCGTAAAACCGCTAAATATCATGGAAATTTGCGGCGGACACACGCACTCGATCATGAAATTTGGCCTGCCGCAGCTAGTCGGCGAGCATATAAATTTCGTCCACGGCCCGGGCTGTCCCGTCTGCGTGATGCCAAGGAGCCGCATAGACGAGGCGATCAAGCTAGCCCAGATGCCAGGCGTAATTCTCTGCACTCTAGCCGATATGATGAGAGTCCCAGGCTCAAACACCAGCCTGCAAAAGCTGCGAGGCGAGGGTTGCGACATCAGGGCGTTATATAGCCCGCTAGACTGTATCAAGATCGCGCGCGAAAATCCCGAAAAGAGCGTGATATTTTTCGCAATCGGGTTTGAGACGACGACGCCTATGAGCGCGAATTTGGTCCAAAAAACGCTAGAACTCGGGCTAAAAAATCTCTTTTTCCATATAAATCACGTTACGGTCCCCGCACCTGTGCGAGCGATCCTAAACGACGAGGACGTCAAGATCGACGCATTTTTGGGCCCTAGCCACGTGAGCGTGATCACGGGATATGGCATCTACGAGAGCATCGCGGCCGAGTATAAAAAACCTATCGCGGTTAGCGGATTTGAGCCGCTTGATCTGATGGACGGCATCCTAAACCTCGTTCGCCAGCAAAACGCAGGCACGCACGAGGTCTATAACGAATACGCTAGAGTCGTCACGCGCGAGGGCAATCAAAAAGCAAAGGCGCTCATAGAGGAGTTTTTTGAGCCGTGCGACTTCTCATGGCGCGGTCTTGGCGTGATCGCGCAAAGCGGTATGAAGCTGCGCTCCGAGTACGCCGAGCTTGACGCGAGGGTCAAATTTGACTGCAATGTGCAAAGCAAAGGCGAGAGCAAGGCCTGTATCTGTCCTGAAATTTTACGCGGGCGAGCAAAGCCTTTTGACTGCAAAATTTTCGCCAAAGCCTGCACGCCAAAAACTCCCGTGGGTTCGTGCATGGTCTCTAGCGAGGGCGCGTGCGCGGCATATTACAAATACGGCGACGTAAAAAGCGCGGGCTAAGAGGAGGCAAATTTGAGCAAGATAATGCTAAGCCACGGCGGCGGCGGCGAGGAGATGAACTCGCTCATAAACGAGACGATTTTTAGGATATTCGATAATGAAATTTTGCGCGAGAGCAACGACAGCGCGATACTAAATTTCAGCGATTTTCACGCGGACAAAAATGCTGGCGACTCGGCAAATTTGACGCCTAAATTTAACGGCAAGCTAGCCTTTAGCACCGATAGTTTCGTTGTTACGCCGATATTTTTTAACGGCGGGGATATCGGCAAGATCGCCGCATGCGGCACGATAAACGACCTAGCTATGGTGGGTGCTGAGGCAAAGTACCTAAGCTGCGCGCTCATCGTTGAGGAGGGGCTGGAAATAGCCGAGCTAGAGCGCGTGCTAGGCTCACTAGCCGCGGTCGCTCGCGAAAACGGCGTGCGGATCGTCTGCGGCGATACGAAGGTCGTGCCGCGCGGTAAATGCGATAAAATTTTTATCAACACGAGCGGTATCGGCGAGATCGTCTGCGAGGGCGTGGAGCTAAAAAGCCTGCGCGCCGGCGCCAAAATCCTGATCTCTGGCGACGTGGGTAGACACGGCGCAGTAGTACTGGCCAGCCGCGAGGAGCTGGATCTGCAAAGCGAGCTAAAAAGCGACTGCAAGGCGCTAGTAGGCGTGGTAAAGGCGCTGATAGAAGGCGGCGTAAAGCCCATGTGTATGCGCGACGCGACGCGCGGCGGACTCTCGGCGGTGCTAAACGAATGGGCGAAATTTAGCGGCCTAGACATCCTCGTTCGCGAGGAGGATATCAAGGTTAGCGACGAAGTGACGGGCGTTTGCGAGCTGTTTGGCTTTGAGCCCTACGAGCTAGCAAATGAGGGGACCTTCGTGCTAGCCGTCGATGAAAAAGACGAGGCGCGTGCGCTTGAGATTTTACGCAAATTTGACGCTAACGCGGCTTTGATCGGTGAGATTTTAGGTACTACAAACGGCCGCGTCATCCTGCAAAACACATACGGCTCGAAGCGCTTTTTAGAAGCGCCAAAGGGCGAGCTGTTGCCTAGAATATGCTAGGAGCGGCGATGGCTAGATCAAATTTAAATGCGCAATATTTTTGGGCTTGTACGGCACGAGAGCGGGCTCGCAAAATTTATCAAATTTACGCCCTAGGCACGTCCGTGCAAATAAAACCCGCTCCGTCCGCAAGCAAGGAAATCCGATGCACGAACTAAGCATAGTCCAAAGCCTAGTCGCGCTCTGCGAGAAAAACGCCGCTGCAAACGGCGCAAAAGAGGTCGTGCGCCTTGAGGTGCGTATCGGGCGGCTAAGCGGCGTCGAGCCTCACTATCTAGAAAGCGCGTTTGAGGTTTATAAAACGGGCACGATCTGCGAAAATGCCGAACTTGCTATCGCGGTGCAAAACGTCGCCGTGGAGTGTAAAAGCTGCGGTTTTAGCGGCGAGCTAAGCGAAAACGACTTCACCTGCCCAGCCTGCGGTTCACAGGAGCTAGAGGTCACGGGCGGCGAGGATATGCACCTCATGCGCCTTGAGATGCGGTGATTTTGCTGCAAATTTTAGCTCAAATTTGATGTTTAAATCGGTGTTTAAATTTGAACCGATTTTTAAAATTTACTTCCAAAAACGCGGCAAATTTTACGCATTTTCTACCTTTAAAAACACGGCAAAATAATTTTAAAAAGAAGTCAAAAGCCCAAATTTTCATTTGGAACCATAGAGCAAATGCTGTTAAAATGCGTAGCCCAGGGCGGCGAGCCCGAGTTTGGTTTTCATCTGCTCGGTGCAGAATATATGATCATCGCCTATGCGGATCGCTGCTCGTTTCAAAGGTGCTCGGACGAGCCCGGCGCAAACGCGAGCGGCGAGCGGTATTTCGCCACGCTGCGAGAACTCTACGCCGCGCCTCAGATAGACGGGCAGTCGCTCAAAGAGCTTTGGAGCGAGGCGGATGATTTTTACTGCTTTGATTTTGAGTCGTGAGACCGCGAGATTTTATGCGGCGGCGCGGGTAAATGCGCGGATAAATTTAGCTAAATAAATTTGAAAGGAAATAAATGGGTTCTGCTTGGAATTACAGTGCGAAAGAGTGCAGCGCGGACGGTAAATTTAGCGCGGAATTTGAAGGTCATGAGATAGCTATGGGTGCGCCGAGTCTGGGCGAGCTACGGCTTTACGCGAGCGCTGAGCTTTTGCGAGGCGGCGTAAATTTGCAAAGCGGATTTAACGGCGACGCAAACGCCGAGGCACAAGGTTTAAATTTGAAGCGCGAAGAAAGCGAGAGCGAAAATGTAAAATTTAGCCAAAGCGGCGAGAGTGAGCAAATTTTGCTTAGCGAG encodes the following:
- a CDS encoding GDYXXLXY domain-containing protein — encoded protein: MKLKLIFAAAVFQILAVIAMLAYAYAPIYFGKEILLQTTLYDPRDMFRGDYVRLSYGFTGIYELDKRDSNLSKRQQLHGAKIYAVLKQDKDGRYKFDRYSFERPNGGTFLAGRVDYNTANFGIEAFFMPPKSAKQMERDMMEFNATAVISVMDNGKARIKDIVLEKPNAAESNKR
- the hypE gene encoding hydrogenase expression/formation protein HypE, with amino-acid sequence MSKIMLSHGGGGEEMNSLINETIFRIFDNEILRESNDSAILNFSDFHADKNAGDSANLTPKFNGKLAFSTDSFVVTPIFFNGGDIGKIAACGTINDLAMVGAEAKYLSCALIVEEGLEIAELERVLGSLAAVARENGVRIVCGDTKVVPRGKCDKIFINTSGIGEIVCEGVELKSLRAGAKILISGDVGRHGAVVLASREELDLQSELKSDCKALVGVVKALIEGGVKPMCMRDATRGGLSAVLNEWAKFSGLDILVREEDIKVSDEVTGVCELFGFEPYELANEGTFVLAVDEKDEARALEILRKFDANAALIGEILGTTNGRVILQNTYGSKRFLEAPKGELLPRIC
- the nhaA gene encoding Na+/H+ antiporter NhaA — encoded protein: MKHISFKNFVQNEASSGILLILAAIFAMIFQNGFLSEFYNSFLRINMGVVFGEFSLQKPLILWVNDGLMAVFFFLLGLELKREIVEGEMRNPAQIVLPIVGAAGGIVMPALVFYAFNHADAFALKGWAIPTATDTAFALGLIMILGKRVPASLKIFLVTLSIIDDVCAILIMAIFYSGHLSAVSFIVAGAATLGLLALNLAGVNKKACYVILGIILWVSVLKSGVHATLAGVVAAFFIPLKAKEGEGSMLKQIEHDLHGYVAFFVLPVFAFVNAGISLKGIGVEQIFHPVSLGVILGLFAGKQLGAFGFCFLAIKFKLAKLPKYCNLAQFYGLCLLTGIGFTMSLFINSLSYHDTYEFAYADKLAVLIASVISGATGYTVLYRAGRHRIMKCVE
- a CDS encoding DUF2157 domain-containing protein, which produces MMIFHKNFLADELAKWREDGLISDEVARKIAARYDIDLSGANERRSFILKLIAYLFLALSLFTLVGANWEELPRAVRLIIVLGILAAVNFSGVWAQKNGKETQATTLFFLGNFCYGAAIVLVAQIYHLGEHMPDGVLLWAVGALALALATRKSIIALQALVLGLIWFLMEFEFSGVSHGFLLFIITSAAVLWRDDSRLLTGALFASVFAYIVSFVLYERYFLADLRVDDAFYAVHFFALSYCLLAVCASFLLERAGKFELAFYLKNIGIVCGAGILCFDMSLYEDLHFSRPWSYGAQNYEYVLNGVTFLKSVFGALFVAFCGASLGLAFYFKKYAAAIVGALLVALPFILDALAGYEEGVFSLIGVCVAVSLIKQNNMKFGITLIFWVAFVRYVDLVGDYVSASALFLVFALVVLGVSRISKKRSAK
- a CDS encoding HypC/HybG/HupF family hydrogenase formation chaperone, with amino-acid sequence MCLSIPSKVVAIDEDNVATVETLGVSRRVSLDLIAEPVAVGEYVLIHVGYAMEKIDTKFALESIEIYRQIAKDMESGQICADEGDAGLGAMQAATNDPNAKEKA
- the hypB gene encoding hydrogenase nickel incorporation protein HypB, which encodes MCKDCGCSLGGHDHAHTHADGTTHSHAHDHGAQHGHGAAHEHSHGHAHPALNESKTVEVITKILSQNDEEAAHNRAHLDECGILCVNLMSSPGSGKTTLLEATIKSGKFKIGVVEGDLETNQDADRIIKAGGKAHQITTGQACHLDAFMVHEGLHHLPLEGLDIVFVENVGNLVCPASYDVGSHFNVVLLSVPEGDDKVAKYPVMFRAADLIVITKTSLLPHFEFDVKKVVKEARKLNPKVDVIELDAKTGEGMEKWLNFLKFKKELR
- the hypD gene encoding hydrogenase formation protein HypD — encoded protein: MNLINDFRDKELILALSKLIKKESVKPLNIMEICGGHTHSIMKFGLPQLVGEHINFVHGPGCPVCVMPRSRIDEAIKLAQMPGVILCTLADMMRVPGSNTSLQKLRGEGCDIRALYSPLDCIKIARENPEKSVIFFAIGFETTTPMSANLVQKTLELGLKNLFFHINHVTVPAPVRAILNDEDVKIDAFLGPSHVSVITGYGIYESIAAEYKKPIAVSGFEPLDLMDGILNLVRQQNAGTHEVYNEYARVVTREGNQKAKALIEEFFEPCDFSWRGLGVIAQSGMKLRSEYAELDARVKFDCNVQSKGESKACICPEILRGRAKPFDCKIFAKACTPKTPVGSCMVSSEGACAAYYKYGDVKSAG
- the hypA gene encoding hydrogenase maturation nickel metallochaperone HypA; translation: MHELSIVQSLVALCEKNAAANGAKEVVRLEVRIGRLSGVEPHYLESAFEVYKTGTICENAELAIAVQNVAVECKSCGFSGELSENDFTCPACGSQELEVTGGEDMHLMRLEMR